Genomic window (Dyadobacter fanqingshengii):
CCGCTTGTGCCTTTGGATGGTGGTCGTTTTGCGACTTCCGATTTGAATGACCTTTATCGTCGTGTGATCATTCGGAACAACCGTTTGAAGCGTCTGATCGAGATCAAAGCACCTGAGGTGATTTTGCGTAACGAAAAAAGGATGTTGCAGGAAGCGGTTGATTCGCTTTTCGATAACAGCCGTAAAGTAAACGCGGTGCGTTCAGAAGGTAACCGTGCATTGAAATCACTTTCTGACATGCTGAAAGGTAAGCAAGGGCGTTTCCGTCAAAACTTGCTTGGTAAGCGTGTCGATTATTCTGGTCGTTCTGTAATCGTCGTTGGACCTGAATTGAAACTGCACGAATGCGGTTTGCCAAAAGATATGGCGGCAGAATTATTCAAGCCGTTCATTATTCGCAAACTGATCGAACGTGGAATTGTTAAAACTGTAAAATCAGCTAAGAAAATCGTAGATCGTAAAGATCCTGTGATCTGGGATATTTTGGAAAACGTTTTGAAAGGACACCCTGTTCTCTTAAACCGTGCTCCAACATTGCACCGTTTGGGTATTCAAGCATTCCAGCCTAAGCTGATTGAAGGAAAAGCGATTCAGTTGCACCCATTGGTTTGTACTGCATTCAACGCTGACTTTGACGGTGACCAGATGGCCGTTCACGTGCCATTGGGTCAAGAAGCTGTTTTGGAAGCTTCCATGTTGATGCTTTCGTCACATAACATTCTTAACCCTGCGAATGGCGCACCGATTACGGTTCCGTCACAAGACATGGTTTTGGGTCTGTATTATGTTACTAAAGGCCGCGTGAGCACAGACCATTATCCGATTATTGGAGAAGGAATGATTTTCTACGGTCCGGACGAAGTGATCATTGCAATCAACGAAGGCAAAGTTTCAAAACATGCCAATATCAAATGCCGTCTGCGTGTTCGTAACGACGACGGAACATTTGAAACTAAATTGATTGACACTGTTGCAGGACGTATCCTTTTCAATCAGGCTGTTCCTGAGGAAGTAGGTTACATTAATGAGTTGCTGACTAAGAAGAAATTGCAGCAGATCATTGGTCTTGTATTCAAACTGGCTGGTGTTGCACGTACAGCTCAGTTCCTGGATGAAATCAAAGAACTTGGTTTCCAAATGGCCTTCAAGGGCGGTTTGTCAATGGGATTGAACGACGTAATGGTGCCAGACGAAAAAGTGAAACTGATCGAGCAAGCGAAACTGGACGTGGAAAACGTTTGGAGCAACTACTTGATGGGTCTTATCACTGAAAACGAGCGTTATAACCAAGTTATTGATATCTGGACACGTGTTAACTCACGCATTACAGAGACGTTGATGAAGCAACTGGAAACAGACCAAGGCGGATTTAACTCAATTTATATGATGATGCACTCAGGTGCACGTGGTTCGCGCGAGCAGATCCGTCAGCTGGGTGGAATGAGGGGACTTATGGCCAAGCCTCAGAAAAACATCGCGGGTGGTGCAGGTGAAATTATCGAAAACCCAATCCTTTCTAACTTTAAAGAAGGTTTGGACGTTCTTGAATACTTTATCTCAACACACGGTGCACGTAAAGGTCTTGCCGATACAGCCTTGAAAACGGCCGATGCGGGTTACCTGACACGTCGTTTGCATGATGTTGCGCAGGATGTGGTTGTTATTGAAACAGATTGCGGATCACTTCGTGGAATTGCGATTTCTGCTTTGAAAGACAATGAAGATATCGTTGAGCCGCTTTCTGAGCGTATTCTTGGTCGTGTAAGTGTTCACGATGTATTTGACCCGCTTTCTAATGAAATGATCTTGGCTTCTGGTCAGGAAATTACAGAAGAAATCGCTTCATACATTGACGAAACGAGCATTGAAACGGTTGAAATTCGTTCGGTATTGACTTGCGAAACGCGTAATGGTGTTTGTGCGAAATGCTACGGACGTTCACTTGCTTCTGCTTATATGGTTAACATTGGTGAAGCTGTGGGTGTAATTGCCTCGCAGTCAATCGGTGAGCCAGGAACGCAGTTGACACTTCGTACATTCCACGTCGGTGGTACAGCTTCCAACATTTCTGTTGAAGCAAACATCAAGGCGAAATTCGACGGTGTGATCGGTTTTGAAGATCTTCGTCTTGTTCAGTCTGTTAACTCAGAAGGCGATGAAGTAACCGTAGTAATGGGTCGTTCAGGAGAGGTGAAAATTACAAATCCTGAAACAGGCCAGTTGCTGATCTCGAACAATGTTCCTTATGGAGCACACCTTTTGGTAAAAGATGGAGAGAAGGTTCTGAAAGGACAAGAACTTTGTACTTGGGATCCATATCACGCAGTAATTCTTTCAGAATTCACCGGAACAGTTTCTTTCGATGCAATTGAAGAAGGCATTACATATCGTGAAGAATTTGATGAGCAAACTGGATTCCAGGAGTCAGTGATCATTGAAACACGTGATAAGACCAAAAACCCTGCATTAGTGGTAAAAGGTAAGAGCACGTTGTTGAAAGATCAAACTGAAAAAGGATATAACTTACCAGTAGGAGCCCGTTTGGTGGTGAAAAATGGAACGGCTATCAAAGCAGGTCAGCCATTGGCTAAAATCCCACGTGTTGTTGGTAAAACGCGCGACATTACGGGAGGTTTGCCACGTGTAACTGAACTTTTCGAAGCACGTAACCCGTCTAACCCAGCAACAGTTTCTGAAATTGATGGTGTAGTTGCTTATGGAGGTGTGAAACGCGGTAACCGTGAAATTCACATCGAATCAAGGGACGGAACGCAACGTCGTTACATGGTTGCCCTTTCGAAACACATTCTGGTTCAGGATGGTGACTTCGTAAGAGCGGGAGATCCATTGTCTGACGGCGCGATCACGCCAGCTGATATTCTTTCAATCAAAGGACCAACAGCGGTTCAGGAATATCTGGTAAATGAAATTCAGGAAGTATACCGTCTGCAAGGTGTGAAGATCAACGATAAGCATATCGAATGTATCGTACGCCAAATGATGCAGAAGGTAGAGATCCTGGATGCAGGTGATACCAACTTCCTTGAAATGCAACCGGTTGACCGCGTTGTATTCCGTGAAGAAAATGATAAGATCCTGGATATGAAGGTAGTTGAAGAGCCTGGTAGCTCTGAAACATTGAAACCGGGTATGATCATTTCAGTGCGTCGTTTGCGTGATGAAAATTCAAGCTTGAAACGTCGTGACTTGAAACTGGTTACTGCGCGTGATGCGCAGGCGGCTGTTGCGAAACCTACTTTGATGGGTATCACACAAGCTTCATTGGGTACTGAAAGTTTCGTTTCTGCGGCTTCGTTCCAGGAAACAACCAAAGTATTGAGCGAAGCAGCTGTTCGTGGAAAACGCGACGAACTGAAAGGCTTGAAAGAAAACGTGATCGTAGGTCACTTGATCCCAGCCGGAACAGGAATGCGCCAATACGAAAGCCTGATCGTTGGATCAAAAGAAGAATTCGATGCCTTAACTGATTCCCGTGAAAAACTTTCACGTAAGAAAAAGGAATTGGTTTAGATCAATTGAATAAAAAATAAAAGAGCCGGTTCTGCGCAAGTGGAACCGGCTCTTTGCTGTATTAACACTAATTTTTAGTAATTTCCGCAGAGATAATCAATTGCTGCCAAACGCCTCGGCACTCATAAAAACCAACCGATGGAAGACGACAATAAAGAAACAGAACAACAGATTAACGTAGAATTATCAGAAGAAATGGCAGAAGGGGTTTACTCGAATCTGGCCATGATCGCGCATTCAAACAGCGAATTCATCCTTGATTTTATTCGCTTGATGCCCGGTGTTCCGCGCGCAAAAGTGAAAGCGCGAATCATCATCACACCGGAACATGCAAAACGCCTGATATCAGCGCTGATGGACAACATTCAAAAATACGAGGATCAATACGGACCCATTCAAAGCACGCAGGATAACGAGCCGTCTTTCAATTTTCCAATCAGTTTTGGAGGCCCGGGCGGCGAAGCATAAACATTTGAATGTAGCACTTATGGACTTATTCTAATAAGCGATTTAACTTTAAGTTGCTAATAGTCACCATACATATGACATTTTTTGTAACTTCGGTTTCTGCATAAGTAACAAATATTTCCGAACCCAATCAATTCACCATGGCGTTATTCAAACTTTCAATTAACAACCGTGCCTATGATGCGGATGTCGAGCGCGACACTCCGTTGTTATGGGTGCTCCGGGACAACCTCGGCCTCGTAGGCACTAAGTACGGCTGCGGGATTGCACAATGCGGTGCATGCACCGTCCACGTTGACGGAAAAGCAGTTCGCTCCTGCGTGCTTCCGGTTTCCGCTGTTGGAAAGGCAAAAGTTACTACGATAGAAGGTCTTTCAGAAAAAGGAGATCATCCGGTGCAGCAAGCCTGGGATGAAGTGGATGTAGCACAATGTGGTTATTGCCAGGCAGGCCAGATCATGACTGCTGCGGCATTGTTGAAAGAAAAGCCAAAACCTACGGACGAAGAAATCGTTTCCACCATGAGCGGCAACATTTGCCGTTGCGGCACTTACCACCGGATTCGCGAGGCAGTCAAAGTAGCAGCAACCAAAACTAACTGACCATGCAGACATTAGAACAAACTTCGAGGCGCGATTTCATGAAAATTGCCGCAGCTGCAAGTGGTGGGCTGTTTTTGGGTTTCAATTGGACCAATTCTTCTGCATTGCCTGTCGTTGTTGATGCCAAAAGCATTGCAGCCGGATCGATCAATTTCAACAGTTATCTTTCTATTGGCACGGATAACATTATCACCATTGTTTCTCCAAACCCGGAAATCGGGCAGGGGATTAAAACAGCCTTTCCAATGGTGGTGGCTGAGGAGCTCGATGCAGATTGGAAACAAGTGAAAACCGTTCAGGGGAATCTTGATACCGGTATTTTTGAAAGACAGGTTACCGGCGGAAGCGGCGCCGTTCCACATTCGTGGGAACGTCTTCGCAAAGCTGGTGCAACCGCGCGCCATCTTCTGGTAGAAGCTGCGGCAGCCAAATGGAATGTTCCTGCTGCTGAGCTAACCACAGAAAATGGTAAGGTTTTACATAAAGCTTCCAGCAAATCGGCTACTTATGGAGAACTGGCGGAAGCAGCATCCAAGCTGACCGCGCCAACGGAAGTTAAATTAAAAGATGAAAAAGACTTCAAACTGATCGGGCAATCTGTTCGTAATGTTGATAACCATAATATAGCAACAGGTAAGCCACTTTTCGGACTGGATTTTTATAAGGAAGGAATGCTATTCGCTTTAATCCAAAGACCAAAAGCATTTGGATTGAAACTAAAATCGGTAGACTCAGCAGCAGCGAAGGCAATGCCCGGGATTGTTGACGTCGTAACATTTGAAAACAGTGTTGCAGTTGTTGGGAAATCCACCTGGCAGGTTAAGAAAGCCAAAGACGCATTGAAGATTGAATATGAGAAAGTTGCCGAGCTGGAAAGCACAGCAGACCATAATCGCATTTTCACCCAATTAATGGACAACGGTGAGGCAACGGTCAGGCGTAAGGATGGAGATGTAGAAGCAGCATTTAAAGGCGCAGCAAAGGTCATTAAAGCCGAATACCAATGTCCATTCCTGCCGCATAGCCCATTGGAACCCATGAATTTCTTTGCACACGTACGGGAAGATGGCGTTGAACTGGTGGGACCTACGCAAACACCCGAGCGCGCCCGCACGGAAGTTGCCAAACTCACCGGCATTGCACCGGAAAAAATCACAGTCGAAATCACGCGCCAAGGCGGAGGTTTCGGTCGCAGGCTTTCAGCGGATTTCGTAATCGAAGCAGCACATGTTTCAAAACTCGTCAAAGCACCCGTTAAAGTAGTTTGGACGCGTGAAGACGATATGACCGGCGGCACCTATCGCCCCGCAGTGCGTTACCGCTTCGAAGCAGCATTGGACAAAAGCGGAACCTTGATCGGCTACAAATTACGTGGTGTAGGCATGAATGCAGGCAACTCCACCCGCGAAGACAATTTCCCTTCCGGATCTGTGGATAACTTGCTCATAGACTCGGTTGAGCATAAATCACCCATTACAACAGGCCCTTGGCGCGCTCCGATCACCAATTTCCTTGCTTATGCTGAACAATCCTTCCTGGATGAAGTTGCAGAAGCCGCGGGAAAGGATCCGGTTGCATTCAGGTTGGAATTGCTTGAAAAAGCCAAAAAGTCACCTGTTAATGCGATTAAATACGATGTGGACAGAATGATCGCGGTGATCAAGCTGGCGGCTGAAAAAAGCAACTGGGGCAAAAAGAAAGGCGTTTACCAGGGTTTCAGCGTTTACTTCTCGCACAGGTCGTACGTAGCGCAAGTAGGGGAGATTGTAATGCAAAAAGGCAAGCCTGTATTGAAAAACGTAATTGCAGCAGTAGATTGCGGCATTGTGATTAACCAGAGCGGTTCATTGCAGCAGGTTAGGGGCGGTGTTGTGGATGGTCTGGGCCATGCGATGTATGGTAACATGACGTTTAAAGACGGCGCGCCGGACCAAAGCAACTTCAATGGGTTCCGCCTGATCAGGATGAACGAAATCCCGGAAGTTGACGTCCATTTTGTCAATAACGGCATTTCTCCCACAGGTTTGGGTGAACCGGCGTTACCGCCTGCCGGTGGCGCAATGGCCAATGCATTCTATAAGGCAACCAAACAAAGGCTGCGTAATCAGCCATTTGTGAACGAAGAGGTTTTTAAAGGCATATCTTAGTTTTTTGCATTAATAATATATTTCAGGCAGTAAGAAAAAATGTCCAGTTGCATTTTTATCTTACTGTCTTTTATTTAGTCCCAAATCATTCCTGACCCGTTAACATGAAGAAAGTCATACTACTCATTGCGTCTATATGCTTGTTCATTACCGCTTTTCGGCTCGCGGATTTTCCTGAGGCTAAAATTTCAAATGGCATCATCAATGCTAAGCTGCTCCTGCCCGACGGTAATGCAGGCTATTATCGCGGTACGCGTTTCGATTGGGCTGGCCAGGTCGAGAGCCTTGACTATAAAGGACATTCCTATTTTGGGCAATGGAACAGCACATACGATCCCAAATTACATGATGCCATTATGGGGCCGGTCGAGGAATTTGTAGCATTGGATTTCGATGCAGTGAAGCCGGGCGAAACATTTGTTAAAATTGGCGTAGGTGTTTTGGTAAAACCCGATGACAAGAAATACGCATTTGCAACCAATTATGAAGTTAAAGATGCAGGCAAATGGACCGTCGACAAGAAAAGCGATCAGGTAACATTCACACATACGCTCAAAGACGCGACTGGCTATGGCTATGTGTACAAAAAAACACTGAAATTGGTGAAGGGAAAACCGCAGCTGGTTTTAGAACACAGCCTTAAAAATACCGGCTCGAAGGAAATCAAAACGAGTACTTACAATCACAATTTTTTCATGATTGATAAAGAGCCAACGAATGAAAATATCAGGGTCGTATTTCCTTTTGATGTGAGCGGTGAAGGAGCCGGTTTTGGAACAATCATTCATGCGAAAGACAAAACGCTCAGCTATGCCAGACCTGTTGTGAATGGTGATCAGGTGTTTAGCAGCGGTTTGCAAGGCTTTGGCCCAACCGCAAAAGATTATGACATCCGCATTGAGAACATTAAAACGTCCGCTGGTGTTAGAATAACTGGCGACAAACCCTTGCAAAAGCTGGTTTATTGGGCCAATCCAACCACTTCCTGTCCAGAACCGTACATTGAGATCGGTGCGAAGCCAGGAGAAGAAACAAAATGGAATGTTAATTATGAATTCTACACATTTTAATCCCGCCGAATTTTAATTTCGCACACTTCATTGAAAACATTAAATGGGATCGCATAAACATCTTGATAAGGCCTCGGCTGCCGGGCTTCTTGTTGCATTAGGAATTATTTTTGGAGATATCGGCACCTCGCCGCTCTATGTAATGCAAGCCATAATCGGCAAAGAAATGATTTCGACAGAAGTTGTTTACGGCGCCGTTTCCTGCATTTTCTGGACGCTTACGCTGCAAACGACTTTGAAGTATGTGATTCTGATCCTCCGGGCAGATAACAAAGGTGAAGGAGGGATTCTGGCGTTGTATGCATTAGTACGCAAAAATGCCCGCTGGCTCACGGTTCCGGCCATTATTGGTGCCAGCACATTGCTGGCTGACGGCATTATTACGCCGCCCATTTCCGTATCATCTGCCGTGGAAGGATTGCAAATCCTTTATCCGAGTATCCAGACCATCCCGATCGTAATTGGCATCCTTACGCTGCTTTTCATCATTCAGATATTTGGTACAACCATTGTGGGCCGTGCATTTGGTCCCGTAATGATGATCTGGTTTGTGATGCTTGCAGTTTTGGGCGTACATCAGGTTGTGGGCCACATGGAGATTTTAAAATCCCTGAACCCTTACTACGGTTATCAGCTGTTAGCGAACCATCCTGGCGGATTCTGGATGCTTGGGGCCGTATTTCTTTGTACAACGGGTGCCGAAGCATTGTATAGCGATCTTGGTCACTGCGGACGAGGCAACATTCGAATCAGTTGGATTTTTGTAAAAACCTGTTTAATCCTGAATTATTTCGGACAGGGCGCATGGTTAATTGCCCACTCAGGCACATATCTGGATGGCAAGAAGCCATTCTACGAAATTATGCCCGACTGGTGGTTGCTGCCAGGGATCGCCATAGCCACGATGGCAACGGTTATTGCCAGCCAAGCCTTAATAAGTGGTTCATTTACATTGATTTCAGAAGCGATCCGGCTCAATTTCTGGCCGAAAGTACGATTGGTATATCCGAGTGATCAGAAAGGCCAGCTTTACGTACCGAGCGTCAACTGGCTCTTGTGGGCCGGTTGTGTTGGGATCGTCCTTTATTTCAAGGAATCGTCGCACATGGAAGCCGCTTATGGACTTGCCATTACGATGACGATGATCATGACCACCATATTAATGTCGGTGTATTTATATGTCAATAAGGTGCCGAAATGGATACTGGTGATCTTTGTTGTTATTTATCTGGCGATTGAAGGCGCTTTTCTGGCTGCTAACCTGCTCAAATTTACACACGGCGGCTGGGTATCGCTATTGCTCGCAGCAATCATTGGTCTTGTGATCACAGTCTGGCTGAAAGCCTATTTCATAAAACTGCGACTTACAGAATTCGAAAGTCTGGAAAAATACATCGGCCCTTTACGCGAACTGAGCAATGATATCAGCATTCCGAAATATTCTACCCATTTGATTTTCATGTCCAACGCGTCGCATGAATCGGAAATTGAAAACAAGATCATTTACTCTATTTTTTACAAGCGCCCCAAGCGAGCGGATATTTATTGGTTTGTTCACGTAGAAACAACCGATGAACCTTATACGATGGACTATCACGTGAACATCATGGCCGAGGATGACGTGATCAAGGTAACATTCAGATTGGGTTTCCGGATCGAACAGCGCATTAATCTCTTCTTTCGTAAGGTGGTTGAAGATATGGTGGCCAACAAAGAGGTAGATATTACCAGCCGCTACGAATCTTTAAACCGCCAGAACATTACCGGCGACTTCCGGTTCATCGTTCTGGAACGTTATCTAGCACTTGAAAACAACCTGCCTTTTACAGAGGAGGTGATTATGAAGATCTACTTTGCCATCAAAAGCATTACAACTTCGGAAGACAAGTGGTTTGGACTGGATAGCAGTGCTGTCAAAGTTGAGAAAGTGCCTCTGGTTCTTACGCCGGGTGAAAAGATCCGCATGAAAAGGATTTATAGCTAGCAATCGTTAAATAGAATTATTTCATATTAAAAAGTGCCTAATTTTTATTCCAACATTCACATAATTAGAATTTTGGGTAAGACAATGCGCATTTTGTGGATAAGTGATTTATAACGAATAAGATACCACCATCAGTCGTCAACGTGGATACCAAAAAAATGCCTCTCATTTGGCCTAAACAAACAATCAGAGAAATCTGTATGTAGCGCTGAAATTATCGCTTTCAGGAATAGTTTTGGATGTAACTGAATGTATCAGAACATCAACAACTAAAAGAACTGAAAATGAGAACTTTAAGAACATTAACTATAATAGCTGCGCTGGCCGTTTCGGCCGCTGGCTACGCGCAGACAGTCCCAACAACGCCTACGTCGCCAACACAGCCACAGAGCGTGCCGACGCAGGATCCGACAACCACAACCCCAGCGTCGACCAATCCGACAACCGAGAAGAAGGCCGAATTCAACTCGCCGCAATCGCCCGTAAGGCCATCCAATACGCCTTCGGAAGACACACTTATAAAGGATCAGCAAACTTCAGGCGCAGTAATAAAGGATTCCCTTATGCCTGCGACTGACAAAAAAGCAGAGAGAATGAACCGCAGAAAAAACAAAAAAGCTGCAAATGAGGCGGAATCAAGCTCAACAGAGATTGCTACCGACCCCAATAAAAAACCATAATCATCAGCATTTCTGAAAACCAAAATGCCCGGAATTTCTGTTCCGGGCATTTTAATTCACGCAGCAATCGCTTTATGGTCAGAAAACGAATCACATTGTAGACTCAATAATGTGCAACTTCGGGTACTGCCGGTTCAAGTTCCGATTCGAGAAAAGGTTGGGTGACCACAGCCTTGTTTTCATTCACCCATGTGCACCAAACTTTTCCGTTGTAAGCTCTTTTCATTATAGGCGTTGAGTTTCCGTTGGCATAAAATACAGTTTCTACAATCTGATATTCGTCAACTTGCATAATCCGGGATCCGTTTTTCTCCTTCACCCAGTCGTCCTTCATATAGTTTAATGTGACCATAGGTTTATGTGTTTACAAGTTGGCTGGTTTAAATTTTTGTGCCAAAAATTTAAATTATTCGGTGCCGTAAACATGAGATTTTAAAATATAGTATAAATACGTAGAATGAATTGTACAAAATGGACTGGCAAAAGTTTCATACAGATTTTTTTTGCAAAAAATTCACTAAACGTATATACCATTAGATCCATTTTTGTGCCTGTAACGTATATGGGCTCGTCAATGATATTATTTAAACATATTTTTGGATAATCTAAATTTGATAGTTATGAAACAGGGAAGAAACAGAAAAACAGTTTTGTCTTTAAGTAATGAGACCTTCAAACATTACCTGTTACTCCGTTATGTAAATGATTCGGCCGACCCTAAGTGGAAGCGGTTGAGTTTTGTTTCAACAGAATTAATATCCCCGGAGATCTGGATCCAGCTTCACAGCTACGCGCGTGCCGACGTGGAAAGCCAGGGCGGCCGGCTCATTGGGTACGAATTAGTAGATGAAAAGCTGGTAAGGCACGATAGCATTAATTCAAATGCTTGGCCTGCAAACTGGATGTGGGTAATTCAAAAGAGAGATAATTAATAAATATGCAGCACTTCAACTTCATCTATTACTAATAAAGGGACCTGCAAGAGTCCCTTTATTTATGATTGGAGTGTGATATATGTCTATTCTTTGCTTTTAGCCTGCACCATTTTAGCGATCATTTTCCTGATGGATTCGAGCAGTTTTTCCCGGAAAATAAAGCAGAGCGATAATAGCACCAATGTGAAACCAAGCAAGACCACAAACCCAAGATAATCGCTATGGAACGCATTGTTTAGAAAATGCCCCAGCAAAACAACGACCGTGATCACAATCATAAATACGATGACAGCCGCAAAAGCATAATAGGAAAAAGGCGCAGTTACTTCTGCAATTCTAGCCTTAATCTCGGCTCGGATGGCATTCAATTTGTCATCGATAAATTTGGTAACAGAATCCATCATTTTGTGCGTAACCTCTTTTGGGCTGAATGTGTGGGCGTCCGCCTCTTTTATTAGTTCGTCGGGCTTTTCCAGTTCAACTTCTTTTCTTACCATTAATACAGCGTGCTCATTGGGCGATATGCCAACGCCATCCGTTTTTGCATAAACTTTTGTGAATTCAGCTCCAAAATATAAGATGATGGATGAATAGTAGACCCAGGTCAGCAGAATCACAATGGAAGCCGATGCGCCGTAAGTTGCGCCAAGGTCCTGTTTGCCCAAATAGAAGCTGATCCCGAATTTGCCGATAGCGAAAAGTACGGCAGTGAACGCAGCTCCAACGATGCATTCCTTCCAGCGCACATGGCCATCGGGCAATATTTTAAATATGACTGAGAAAAGCGCAGTAATGATGGCCATCACCACGACCACATTCAACACGGAGAAAAAGATGACAGACACCTCTGAAAAGTAACGCTCCAGCCGCGAACTCATTAGGTCGACCAATGTATTTACACCCAGTGATACAATGAGCAGAAAACCCAGTGTGATAATAATAGAAAAGGAAAGCAGCCTGTTTTTTAGATATTGCAGCCATCCTTTCTTCGGTTTTGACTTGATAGACCATATATAATTGATAGAATCCTGAATTTCTGCAAAAACCCCCGTCGCACCAATCAGCAGCGTCACAATCCCGACTGTTGCAGCAATGCCCGATTTATTGGAGAGTTCTGCATTTTTGATCAGTTCTTGCAACTGAGTAGCAGCGTCCTTGCCAACAAGCCCGCTTATTTGCCCAAAAAGTTCGCCCTGGAATGCTTCCTTA
Coding sequences:
- the rpoC gene encoding DNA-directed RNA polymerase subunit beta'; this encodes MSFKKNKKLNSDFSRMTISLASPESILESSFGEVTQPETINYRTYKPEMGGLFCERIFGPVKDWECHCGKYKRIRYKGIICDRCGVEVTEKKVRRERMGHIELVVPVAHIWYFRSLPNKIGYLLGLSTKKLDQIIYYERYAVVQAGIKEEDGVGYLDFLTEDEYLDIIDKLPRENQMLPDADPNKFIARMGADALEMLLNRIKLDELSYELRHQAATDTSQQRKAEALKRLKVVEAFRDANTRIENRPEWMVIKMVPVIPPELRPLVPLDGGRFATSDLNDLYRRVIIRNNRLKRLIEIKAPEVILRNEKRMLQEAVDSLFDNSRKVNAVRSEGNRALKSLSDMLKGKQGRFRQNLLGKRVDYSGRSVIVVGPELKLHECGLPKDMAAELFKPFIIRKLIERGIVKTVKSAKKIVDRKDPVIWDILENVLKGHPVLLNRAPTLHRLGIQAFQPKLIEGKAIQLHPLVCTAFNADFDGDQMAVHVPLGQEAVLEASMLMLSSHNILNPANGAPITVPSQDMVLGLYYVTKGRVSTDHYPIIGEGMIFYGPDEVIIAINEGKVSKHANIKCRLRVRNDDGTFETKLIDTVAGRILFNQAVPEEVGYINELLTKKKLQQIIGLVFKLAGVARTAQFLDEIKELGFQMAFKGGLSMGLNDVMVPDEKVKLIEQAKLDVENVWSNYLMGLITENERYNQVIDIWTRVNSRITETLMKQLETDQGGFNSIYMMMHSGARGSREQIRQLGGMRGLMAKPQKNIAGGAGEIIENPILSNFKEGLDVLEYFISTHGARKGLADTALKTADAGYLTRRLHDVAQDVVVIETDCGSLRGIAISALKDNEDIVEPLSERILGRVSVHDVFDPLSNEMILASGQEITEEIASYIDETSIETVEIRSVLTCETRNGVCAKCYGRSLASAYMVNIGEAVGVIASQSIGEPGTQLTLRTFHVGGTASNISVEANIKAKFDGVIGFEDLRLVQSVNSEGDEVTVVMGRSGEVKITNPETGQLLISNNVPYGAHLLVKDGEKVLKGQELCTWDPYHAVILSEFTGTVSFDAIEEGITYREEFDEQTGFQESVIIETRDKTKNPALVVKGKSTLLKDQTEKGYNLPVGARLVVKNGTAIKAGQPLAKIPRVVGKTRDITGGLPRVTELFEARNPSNPATVSEIDGVVAYGGVKRGNREIHIESRDGTQRRYMVALSKHILVQDGDFVRAGDPLSDGAITPADILSIKGPTAVQEYLVNEIQEVYRLQGVKINDKHIECIVRQMMQKVEILDAGDTNFLEMQPVDRVVFREENDKILDMKVVEEPGSSETLKPGMIISVRRLRDENSSLKRRDLKLVTARDAQAAVAKPTLMGITQASLGTESFVSAASFQETTKVLSEAAVRGKRDELKGLKENVIVGHLIPAGTGMRQYESLIVGSKEEFDALTDSREKLSRKKKELV
- a CDS encoding DUF3467 domain-containing protein is translated as MEDDNKETEQQINVELSEEMAEGVYSNLAMIAHSNSEFILDFIRLMPGVPRAKVKARIIITPEHAKRLISALMDNIQKYEDQYGPIQSTQDNEPSFNFPISFGGPGGEA
- a CDS encoding (2Fe-2S)-binding protein, translated to MALFKLSINNRAYDADVERDTPLLWVLRDNLGLVGTKYGCGIAQCGACTVHVDGKAVRSCVLPVSAVGKAKVTTIEGLSEKGDHPVQQAWDEVDVAQCGYCQAGQIMTAAALLKEKPKPTDEEIVSTMSGNICRCGTYHRIREAVKVAATKTN
- a CDS encoding xanthine dehydrogenase family protein molybdopterin-binding subunit; this translates as MQTLEQTSRRDFMKIAAAASGGLFLGFNWTNSSALPVVVDAKSIAAGSINFNSYLSIGTDNIITIVSPNPEIGQGIKTAFPMVVAEELDADWKQVKTVQGNLDTGIFERQVTGGSGAVPHSWERLRKAGATARHLLVEAAAAKWNVPAAELTTENGKVLHKASSKSATYGELAEAASKLTAPTEVKLKDEKDFKLIGQSVRNVDNHNIATGKPLFGLDFYKEGMLFALIQRPKAFGLKLKSVDSAAAKAMPGIVDVVTFENSVAVVGKSTWQVKKAKDALKIEYEKVAELESTADHNRIFTQLMDNGEATVRRKDGDVEAAFKGAAKVIKAEYQCPFLPHSPLEPMNFFAHVREDGVELVGPTQTPERARTEVAKLTGIAPEKITVEITRQGGGFGRRLSADFVIEAAHVSKLVKAPVKVVWTREDDMTGGTYRPAVRYRFEAALDKSGTLIGYKLRGVGMNAGNSTREDNFPSGSVDNLLIDSVEHKSPITTGPWRAPITNFLAYAEQSFLDEVAEAAGKDPVAFRLELLEKAKKSPVNAIKYDVDRMIAVIKLAAEKSNWGKKKGVYQGFSVYFSHRSYVAQVGEIVMQKGKPVLKNVIAAVDCGIVINQSGSLQQVRGGVVDGLGHAMYGNMTFKDGAPDQSNFNGFRLIRMNEIPEVDVHFVNNGISPTGLGEPALPPAGGAMANAFYKATKQRLRNQPFVNEEVFKGIS
- a CDS encoding KUP/HAK/KT family potassium transporter; the protein is MGSHKHLDKASAAGLLVALGIIFGDIGTSPLYVMQAIIGKEMISTEVVYGAVSCIFWTLTLQTTLKYVILILRADNKGEGGILALYALVRKNARWLTVPAIIGASTLLADGIITPPISVSSAVEGLQILYPSIQTIPIVIGILTLLFIIQIFGTTIVGRAFGPVMMIWFVMLAVLGVHQVVGHMEILKSLNPYYGYQLLANHPGGFWMLGAVFLCTTGAEALYSDLGHCGRGNIRISWIFVKTCLILNYFGQGAWLIAHSGTYLDGKKPFYEIMPDWWLLPGIAIATMATVIASQALISGSFTLISEAIRLNFWPKVRLVYPSDQKGQLYVPSVNWLLWAGCVGIVLYFKESSHMEAAYGLAITMTMIMTTILMSVYLYVNKVPKWILVIFVVIYLAIEGAFLAANLLKFTHGGWVSLLLAAIIGLVITVWLKAYFIKLRLTEFESLEKYIGPLRELSNDISIPKYSTHLIFMSNASHESEIENKIIYSIFYKRPKRADIYWFVHVETTDEPYTMDYHVNIMAEDDVIKVTFRLGFRIEQRINLFFRKVVEDMVANKEVDITSRYESLNRQNITGDFRFIVLERYLALENNLPFTEEVIMKIYFAIKSITTSEDKWFGLDSSAVKVEKVPLVLTPGEKIRMKRIYS